A part of Capsicum annuum cultivar UCD-10X-F1 chromosome 6, UCD10Xv1.1, whole genome shotgun sequence genomic DNA contains:
- the LOC107873534 gene encoding receptor-like protein kinase HERK 1, producing MMNSWGVLFILLLGFVCVSSGFDPADNYLIDCGSSKDTNVGNRVFVSDKSASKFLSTSQDVLADTKGGSSSSPLYQTARIFTEKSSYKFPISKVGRHWIRLYFYPFVYDSYDMSSSIFSVSTLQNVLLGNFSPKKDVSVVKEFSVNVTTKDLVITFTPSSDSFAYVNALEVVSVPDSLITNEASTFVPSGVFSGMYAQALETVARVNMGGPAVSFENDTLWRSWVPDRGYLRQPDVAKSLSKIGSVKYPQGGATLDTAPQSVYGTCTKMNVDASGNDASANFNVTWVFNVDVGFQYFIRLHLCDIVSTAANQLMFNIYVDSSNVASDFDLSSKVQGKLATAYYMDFVTPQANSDNISISIGPSSKSGFPDAFLNGLELLKLNNSQGSLADVSSIPASSSSGSKKNIGVIVGASVGVILVLLMVGFLFCIRRRRKQEQLGLSKTWIPLSIGGGGLSHTMGSKYSNGTTLSAASNLSYRIPFAAMLAATKKFDESLVIGIGGFGKVFKGILNDGTKVAIKRGNPSSQQGLREFQTEIEMLSQFRHRHLVSLIGYCDEKNEMILVYEYMENGTLKSHLYGSDMPSMCWKQRLEICIGAARGLHYLHTSYAKAVIHRDVKSANILLDENMMAKVADFGLSKAGPELDQTHVSTAVKGSFGYLDPEYFRRQQLTEKSDVYSFGVVLFEVLCARPVIDPTLPREMVNLAEWAMKWQKKGQLEQIIDPNLAGKIRPDSLRKFGETAEKCLADFGVDRPSMGDVLWNLEYALQLQEAVFQVDPDENSSNLIGELSPQVNDFSHVDATTSAVPFEASNLDDLSGVSMSQVFSQLVKSEGR from the coding sequence ATGATGAATTCTTGGGGGGTTTTGTTTATATTGTTGCTGGGTTTTGTATGTGTTTCTTCTGGATTTGATCCAGCAGATAATTACTTAATAGACTGTGGATCTTCAAAAGATACTAATGTTGGTAATAGGGTTTTTGTATCTGATAAATCAGCTTCAAAGTTTCTTTCAACTTCACAAGATGTATTAGCTGATACAAAAGGCGGTAGTAGTAGTTCACCTCTTTATCAAACAGCTAGAATTTTCACTGAAAAATCTAGCTATAAATTTCCGATTAGTAAAGTTGGTAGGCATTGGATCCGCCtttatttttatccatttgtgtatgattcatatgatatGAGCTCGTCAATATTCTCCGTTTCAACTTTACAGAATGTACTTCTCGGGAATTTTAGTCCCAAGAAAGATGTTTCTGTTGTTAAAGAGTTTTCTGTGAATGTTACGACGAAGGATCTTGTAATCACTTTTACTCCGTCGAGTGATTCATTTGCATATGTAAATGCCTTAGAAGTTGTTTCTGTGCCTGATAGTCTTATAACTAATGAGGCTTCGACTTTTGTTCCGTCTGGTGTGTTTAGTGGTATGTATGCACAGGCACTTGAAACAGTTGCTAGAGTTAATATGGGTGGACCAGCTGTATCGTTTGAGAACGATACGTTGTGGAGGAGTTGGGTTCCTGATCGAGGTTATTTGAGACAGCCTGATGTCGCTAAGTCATTGTCAAAGATTGGATCGGTAAAGTATCCTCAGGGTGGTGCAACGTTAGATACTGCACCACAAAGTGTTTATGGTACTTGTACTAAGATGAATGTGGATGCTTCGGGTAATGATGCTAGTGCTAATTTTAATGTTACGTGGGTGTTCAATGTGGATGTAGGTTTCCAGTATTTCATTCGATTACACTTGTGTGACATAGTGAGTACGGCTGCTAACCAGCTGATGTTTAATATCTATGTTGATTCGTCGAATGTAGCTTCTGATTTCGATCTGAGTTCTAAAGTTCAGGGCAAATTGGCTACCGCGTATTACATGGATTTCGTGACACCACAAGCTAATAGCGACAATATTAGCATTAGTATTGGCCCCTCTTCAAAGAGTGGTTTTCCGGATGCCTTTCTAAATGGTCTGGAACTGTTGAAGTTGAATAACTCTCAAGGCAGCCTTGCTGATGTTTCCTCTATTCCTGCTTCCTCAAGCTCGGGCTCCAAAAAGAATATTGGAGTCATCGTGGGTGCGAGCGTGGGCGTGATACTTGTGTTGCTCATGGTTGGTTTCCTGTTTTGTATTCGCAGAAGAAGAAAGCAGGAGCAACTTGGCCTGTCGAAAACATGGATTCCATTGTCTATTGGTGGTGGTGGCTTGTCTCATACTATGGGAAGCAAATACTCGAACGGGACAACATTAAGTGCTGCTTCTAACTTGAGTTATCGCATTCCTTTTGCAGCCATGCTAGCAGCAACCAAAAAGTTTGATGAGAGTTTGGTCATCGGGATAGGTGGTTTTGGTAAGGTATTCAAGGGTATTTTAAATGATGGCACGAAAGTAGCTATTAAGAGGGGTAATCCTAGCTCTCAACAAGGTCTTAGAGAGTTCCAAACTGAAATAGAGATGCTCTCTCAGTTCCGTCATCGTCATCTTGTTTCGTTGATTGGATACTGTGATGAAAAGAATGAGATGATTCTCGTGTATGAGTACATGGAAAACGGGACCCTCAAGAGCCATTTGTATGGTTCAGATATGCCAAGTATGTGCTGGAAACAGCGGCTGGAGATATGCATTGGGGCAGCCAGAGGTCTACACTACCTTCATACTAGCTATGCCAAAGCAGTTATACATCGTGATGTCAAATCCGCTAACATATTGCTCGATGAGAATATGATGGCTAAAGTAGCTGATTTTGGACTTTCTAAGGCAGGACCTGAGCTTGATCAAACCCACGTTAGCACAGCAGTGAAAGGGAGCTTCGGGTACCTAGATCCTGAATATTTCAGAAGGCAGCAATTGACAGAAAAAAGTGATGTGTACTCTTTTGGTGTTGTCCTGTTTGAAGTTCTTTGTGCTAGACCTGTCATTGATCCAACTCTTCCAAGGGAGATGGTTAATTTAGCCGAATGGGCAATGAAATGGCAGAAGAAAGGACAACTAGAGCAAATCATAGATCCCAATCTTGCTGGAAAAATAAGACCGGATTCCCTCAGGAAGTTTGGAGAAACAGCAGAGAAATGCTTGGCTGATTTTGGAGTGGACAGGCCTTCAATGGGCGACGTGCTGTGGAACCTTGAGTATGCACTTCAACTACAAGAGGCCGTTTTTCAAGTCGATCCTGATGAAAACAGTAGTAATCTCATTGGAGAGCTCTCTCCTCAAGTAAACGATTTCAGTCACGTTGATGCCACTACTTCTGCTGTGCCATTTGAAGCATCaaatctagatgatctatctggAGTTTCCATGAGTCAAGTTTTCTCACAATTGGTTAAGTCTGAGGGAAGATAA